A portion of the Syntrophales bacterium genome contains these proteins:
- a CDS encoding GNAT family N-acetyltransferase, with protein sequence MEDAPSFQIARLTVGDVPGLRGIVEAWIRRDGRTIDEEIERTMAVLQAAAAGNGDLYLVARAPDSRPAGVMGCGTPDDRFLPFRSSPEARAVGLKTAFLSPDARGRGLGKELLQALFRAAGQAGWTEMLWSSNPRYRTTAWSFYSALAGDPVGILEDFFEEGSRTPVWRKPL encoded by the coding sequence ATGGAAGACGCACCGTCGTTTCAGATTGCTCGCCTGACGGTCGGGGACGTCCCGGGCCTGCGGGGGATCGTCGAGGCCTGGATCCGGAGGGACGGCCGCACCATCGACGAGGAAATCGAGCGGACCATGGCGGTCCTGCAGGCGGCGGCCGCCGGGAACGGAGATTTGTACCTGGTGGCCCGGGCTCCCGACAGCAGGCCGGCGGGGGTCATGGGATGCGGAACGCCCGACGACCGTTTTCTCCCCTTCCGGTCGTCTCCGGAGGCCCGGGCGGTGGGCCTGAAGACGGCCTTCCTGTCGCCGGACGCCCGCGGCAGGGGCCTCGGGAAAGAGCTCCTTCAGGCCCTCTTCCGGGCCGCGGGGCAGGCCGGGTGGACGGAGATGCTCTGGTCGAGCAATCCCCGCTACCGGACCACGGCCTGGAGTTTCTACTCCGCCCTGGCGGGCGACCCTGTGGGGATTCTGGAGGACTTCTTCGAGGAGGGCTCCCGGACGCCGGTCTGGAGGAAGCCCCTGTAG
- a CDS encoding NAD-dependent deacylase has translation MPKIRPEDYPRILFFTGAGMSAESGVPTYRGAGGVWSSYRWEEYACQEAFDADPEKVLRFHELRRKSVLACPPHAGHEAIARLEGEHPRVTVVTQNIDGMHQRAGSRSVLELHGSLWRLRCSGHGVREDVGEAYQRYRCEECGGWLRPDITWFGDMLDSFVMSRAAQAIRACDLFVSIGTSGVVWPAAGFPKAARDAGARCIEINPEANEMSSLYHESIRGKAGDVLPDLFGS, from the coding sequence ATGCCGAAGATTCGTCCGGAAGATTATCCACGGATCCTCTTCTTCACGGGGGCGGGGATGTCCGCGGAGAGCGGCGTCCCCACCTATCGCGGCGCCGGGGGCGTCTGGAGCTCCTACCGGTGGGAGGAATACGCCTGCCAGGAGGCCTTCGACGCCGACCCGGAGAAGGTGCTGCGCTTCCATGAGCTGCGCCGGAAATCGGTCCTGGCCTGTCCTCCCCATGCCGGCCACGAGGCCATCGCGCGCCTGGAGGGGGAGCATCCCCGCGTGACGGTGGTGACGCAGAACATCGACGGGATGCACCAGCGGGCGGGGAGCCGCAGCGTCCTGGAGCTGCACGGGAGCCTCTGGCGCCTGCGCTGTTCCGGGCACGGCGTCCGGGAAGACGTGGGGGAAGCTTACCAGCGATATCGCTGCGAGGAGTGCGGCGGCTGGCTTCGGCCGGACATCACCTGGTTCGGCGACATGCTCGATTCCTTCGTCATGTCCCGGGCCGCCCAGGCGATCCGGGCCTGCGATCTGTTCGTCAGCATCGGCACCTCCGGTGTCGTCTGGCCCGCCGCGGGCTTTCCCAAGGCCGCCCGGGACGCCGGGGCCCGGTGCATCGAGATCAACCCGGAAGCGAACGAGATGTCGTCCCTGTACCACGAGTCGATCCGGGGAAAGGCGGGAGACGTGCTGCCGGACCTGTTCGGGTCCTGA